The genome window AATTAGAACTGATGCCCACCGTTTTGCACCCTCGCCTGCGACAATTCTCCGGTTTTGCATTTTTCATTTTGCACTTTGCATTTTGCATTTCCCTCTCCTCATAAATGGCCTTGAACGAAGAGAGGTTTCGGGGGATATTGGCTCCGAGTCAGCCTGAAGCAAATGCAAGCGTGGGGAACCATAGGCGCGTTTGATGCAACGGAGGAGGCAAATAGCATCCCGCAGGATTCCTTTCCTCTGAACGATGCTTGCAACGCGGGCGGGTTGCTGGCAACGGTGATTCATCATGGGCCGGATGCGGGGGTGTATTTTCCGTTTTATGATGGGAATGGGAATGTGATGGGGTATGTGCGGGGGGCGGATGGCTTATTGGTGGCGCAATACGAGTACGGCCCCTTTGGCGAACTCCTCCGCGCCACCGGCCCCCTCTCCCAGACCTTCAACCCTCTCTTCTCCACCAAATACCACGACTGGGAAACCGGCCTCCTCTACTACGGCCACAGGTATTACAACCCTTCTACCGGCCGGTGGCCAAATCAAGACCCCTTGGGCGAACCGGGGTTTGAACTACTCCGAGGGCGAAGACCTTCTCCGCTTGCTGGCGGACCGAACTGCTACCTTTTTGTTGGAAACAACCCAATTCGGTTCGTTGACCCTCACGGCCTCGACTACGGTGATTGGTGGGATCTCCAGACGTGGTTCAACAGCGGCTTCACCGAAAGCTGGTATGACTCGGCCAACTCCATCGGCCAGGCGCTCGGTGGTGCGCTCGCCGGGGACTGGAATCAAATCGATGATGCTTACGACAGCGGCATCTTCGGACAAACCCAGGATGCCGGCCCAGTGCCCTATTACGGAACTCGCGCCGCGGTTGGTGTTGCCACCGTCTGCGCCACCGCTGCCGCTGCGGTTGGAACTTACGAGTTCGTTGCGCTGGGCCATCAGTCAATCATGGTTGAAGGCGTGCTTGGCGGTGGAAGAATGGGCAGCGGCGGGATACTGCAATTGAGAGTTCCAGGGCAACCGCCCGTCATTCGCTTCGACTTCCACCTGATTCCTGGAAGTGGAGGTGTGCCACGTCCACACATTGATAGTCCGCCTCTTGGTTGGCATCACTGGCCTTGGTAATGAGTGCGACTATGGCCACTCGGATAACCAACGCGGTCGAGTTGAAGTCGCTCGCTGCAACGCTCCACGACGCGAGGTTCACTGCCGACTCAATCGCGTTCGACGCAACGGCGCGAACCTTCACGTTGAAATGCTGGGTGCTTCAACCTGCCTCACGGCGCTGGCAAGCGCGGCAACTGTCGTTCGGCGGCGTCGCTGACTCCAAAGTCAACGTGAAGGAGAAAGTCCGTTACTACGAACTCGCGACAATCCGGTTCGCGGAGCGCGACCGCAAATTGGAGTTCGTCGCTCACTACGGAATCGAAATCAGTTTG of Verrucomicrobiia bacterium contains these proteins:
- a CDS encoding RHS repeat-associated core domain-containing protein; the encoded protein is MQAWGTIGAFDATEEANSIPQDSFPLNDACNAGGLLATVIHHGPDAGVYFPFYDGNGNVMGYVRGADGLLVAQYEYGPFGELLRATGPLSQTFNPLFSTKYHDWETGLLYYGHRYYNPSTGRWPNQDPLGEPGFELLRGRRPSPLAGGPNCYLFVGNNPIRFVDPHGLDYGDWWDLQTWFNSGFTESWYDSANSIGQALGGALAGDWNQIDDAYDSGIFGQTQDAGPVPYYGTRAAVGVATVCATAAAAVGTYEFVALGHQSIMVEGVLGGGRMGSGGILQLRVPGQPPVIRFDFHLIPGSGGVPRPHIDSPPLGWHHWPW